Proteins encoded together in one uncultured Desulfobacter sp. window:
- the speE gene encoding spermidine synthase, with protein MTNSGVVNKGWFSEICPMWEGIAVSVKVEQLLYSKKSRFQQIDLYQTRSHGRMLVLDGIIQLTEQDEFSYQEMMAHLPLFSHPNPEHVLVIGGGDGGVLREISRHGNVCSIDFCEIDEDVIEVSKRFLPFMACGFDDPRVKIHIKDGAVFVRENPGCYDVIIVDSSDPVGPGEMLFEKQFYQDLKHALKPGGLIATQGESFFLHPDWVEKLMGITHSLFPIHAYANIIVPTYTGGHIGMCMGSLGPELRVPARSVPEALQSQLKYYSSQVHRAAFVLPYFAEKLIKGNVS; from the coding sequence ATGACAAACTCAGGCGTTGTAAATAAAGGATGGTTTTCAGAAATTTGCCCTATGTGGGAGGGTATCGCCGTTTCTGTGAAGGTGGAACAGCTCCTTTACAGCAAAAAAAGCAGGTTCCAGCAGATTGACCTATATCAGACGCGTTCCCACGGCCGGATGCTGGTGCTTGACGGTATTATTCAGTTAACGGAACAAGATGAGTTCAGTTACCAGGAAATGATGGCGCATCTGCCCTTGTTTTCTCATCCAAATCCCGAGCATGTGCTTGTCATCGGCGGTGGGGATGGCGGTGTGTTGCGTGAGATTAGCCGCCACGGTAATGTCTGCTCAATTGACTTTTGTGAAATTGATGAAGACGTTATTGAGGTGTCAAAACGGTTTCTACCGTTTATGGCCTGCGGATTTGACGATCCCAGGGTTAAGATTCATATCAAGGACGGCGCAGTTTTTGTCCGGGAAAATCCTGGGTGTTATGACGTAATTATTGTTGATTCCTCAGACCCGGTCGGCCCCGGAGAGATGTTGTTTGAAAAACAGTTCTACCAGGATTTAAAGCATGCGCTTAAGCCTGGTGGCCTGATCGCTACCCAGGGCGAATCTTTTTTTCTTCACCCGGACTGGGTTGAAAAGCTGATGGGCATTACACACTCTTTGTTTCCCATACATGCTTATGCCAACATTATTGTTCCCACATATACTGGTGGGCACATCGGTATGTGTATGGGGTCTTTGGGCCCGGAATTAAGGGTGCCGGCGCGTTCTGTGCCTGAAGCACTTCAATCTCAACTAAAATACTATAGTTCGCAGGTGCATCGTGCCGCTTTTGTACTGCCATATTTTGCAGAAAAACTGATAAAAGGCAACGTTTCATGA
- a CDS encoding GNAT family N-acetyltransferase — protein MSSKKINGIEIKFVRTIPVDQLQALYQDAGWWHDEYKTTDEFLRRIPEKSALFAGVFLEKKLIGMGRALSDLCSDAYIQDVVVLSDYQKLGIGSMIVKFLVEELKKRGVDWIGLIGEPGTRSFYEHLGFRRMKDYIPFKLE, from the coding sequence ATGAGTTCAAAAAAGATTAATGGAATAGAGATAAAATTTGTACGAACTATACCTGTGGATCAGCTCCAGGCCCTTTACCAGGATGCCGGGTGGTGGCACGATGAATATAAAACCACAGATGAATTTCTGCGCCGGATTCCTGAAAAATCAGCTTTATTTGCTGGGGTTTTTTTAGAAAAAAAGTTAATTGGAATGGGGCGGGCCCTTTCCGACCTGTGCAGTGATGCTTATATTCAAGATGTGGTTGTACTGTCCGACTATCAAAAACTTGGTATCGGCAGCATGATCGTAAAGTTTTTAGTAGAGGAACTTAAAAAAAGGGGTGTGGATTGGATCGGATTAATCGGTGAGCCAGGAACACGTTCATTTTATGAACATTTGGGCTTTCGGCGGATGAAAGACTACATCCCCTTTAAACTTGAATAA